The proteins below come from a single Gammaproteobacteria bacterium genomic window:
- the genX gene encoding EF-P lysine aminoacylase GenX, producing MERGEEDWRPAATPERIALRARVLAEVRAFFAERNVLEVETPLLSLAGTTDPNIESFAVEDGERPVRFLPTSPEFAMKRLLCAGLGDIYQIGRAFRRAESGRWHNPEFTLLEWYRSGIDHWRLMDEVESLFRSVLGEAIVADTLRLSYRDAYGEAIGIDPHTADAETLASRAVRLGLGRVESLTASQWLDLLFSEAVARGFPAGRLTFVFDFPAEQASLARIRDGDPRVAERFEVFLGPTELGNGFHELTDAAEQSERFWGDTKRRSMAGQPPVEMDRRLIEALEAGMPPCAGVAVGLDRLLMARAGATHIDEVIAFPWPRA from the coding sequence GTGGAGAGGGGTGAGGAAGACTGGCGTCCTGCGGCAACGCCGGAGCGGATCGCGCTCAGGGCACGAGTGCTGGCAGAGGTGCGTGCCTTCTTCGCGGAGCGCAACGTCCTCGAGGTGGAAACGCCGCTGCTGTCGCTGGCCGGGACGACCGACCCCAACATCGAGAGTTTCGCGGTCGAGGATGGGGAGCGGCCGGTACGTTTTCTGCCAACCTCCCCCGAATTTGCCATGAAGCGTCTGCTGTGCGCGGGCCTGGGGGACATCTATCAGATCGGACGGGCGTTTCGCCGCGCTGAATCGGGTCGTTGGCACAACCCGGAATTCACCCTGCTGGAGTGGTATCGAAGCGGCATTGATCACTGGCGCCTGATGGACGAGGTCGAGTCACTATTCAGGTCCGTGCTGGGTGAGGCCATCGTCGCGGATACGCTGCGCCTGTCCTATCGGGATGCCTACGGTGAGGCGATCGGCATCGATCCGCACACTGCCGACGCCGAAACCTTGGCGAGCCGGGCCGTGAGGCTCGGGCTGGGGCGGGTAGAATCCCTGACTGCCTCACAGTGGCTGGACCTACTGTTTTCCGAGGCGGTCGCCCGGGGATTTCCGGCGGGCCGACTGACTTTCGTCTTCGACTTTCCCGCAGAGCAGGCCTCGCTGGCCCGGATACGGGACGGGGATCCACGCGTTGCGGAGCGTTTCGAGGTCTTCCTGGGGCCGACGGAACTGGGCAACGGATTCCACGAGCTGACTGATGCCGCCGAGCAGTCCGAGCGCTTCTGGGGGGATACGAAACGGCGATCCATGGCGGGGCAACCTCCGGTCGAGATGGATCGGCGTCTCATCGAGGCGCTCGAGGCAGGAATGCCACCATGCGCCGGTGTCGCCGTGGGACTCGACCGCCTGCTCATGGCGAGAGCAGGGGCGACGCACATCGACGAGGTGATCGCGTTCCCCTGGCCTCGGGCGTAG
- the efp gene encoding elongation factor P: MATYSTNEFRSGLKVMLDGDPHNILENEFVKPGKGQAFNRVKFRNLKTGRVIDRTFKSGESIEAADVMETELQYLYNDGELWHFMHPETYEQVAAGATAIGDAARWLKDQDVCLVTLYNGDPISVSPPNFVELTIVETDPGVRGDTASGGTKPATLETGAVVKVPLFIEQGEVLKIDTRTGEYVSRVK, encoded by the coding sequence ATGGCCACGTATAGTACCAATGAATTCCGGTCCGGTCTCAAGGTGATGCTGGACGGCGATCCACACAACATCTTGGAAAACGAGTTCGTCAAACCAGGCAAGGGACAGGCGTTCAATCGGGTGAAGTTCCGCAATCTGAAGACCGGTCGCGTGATCGACCGGACCTTCAAGTCCGGCGAATCCATCGAGGCGGCGGACGTCATGGAAACCGAATTGCAGTATCTCTACAACGACGGCGAACTTTGGCATTTCATGCATCCGGAGACCTACGAACAGGTGGCCGCGGGTGCCACGGCGATTGGTGACGCCGCCCGTTGGCTGAAGGACCAGGATGTTTGTCTGGTAACGCTGTACAACGGTGACCCGATTTCGGTGTCGCCGCCCAATTTCGTCGAATTGACGATCGTCGAGACCGATCCGGGTGTCCGGGGTGACACGGCCTCCGGTGGAACCAAGCCGGCCACGCTGGAGACCGGCGCCGTGGTAAAGGTCCCGCTGTTTATTGAGCAGGGGGAGGTCCTGAAGATCGATACACGAACCGGAGAGTACGTCTCTCGGGTCAAGTAG
- the epmB gene encoding EF-P beta-lysylation protein EpmB has protein sequence MRTEFSSQGPSAWRTRAEIITDPAELIELLGLETSLIPAARRAAELFGFRVTRSFASRMRRGDPQDPLLRQVLPVTAETLDGPAEFVSDPVGDLESRAAPGVLNKYRGRALMVVTGACGTHCRYCFRRHFPYRHEIRPGTAAALSYLRENTGIGEIILSGGDPLTLSDRRLSGLVSELESIPHIKRLRLHTRQPVFEPARVNDSLLAWISSTGLRALVVIHANHPNEIDGDVADAMGRLHSTGAVLLNQSVLLRGVNDDTETLVRLSERLFEAGVMPYYLHVLDRVQGAAHFLVPDSSARTLHRRLRASLPGYLVPRLAREDPGKASKTLLV, from the coding sequence ATGAGGACTGAATTCTCGTCTCAAGGCCCGTCTGCATGGCGGACACGCGCCGAAATAATCACCGATCCCGCGGAGCTGATCGAACTGCTGGGTCTGGAAACCTCGTTGATCCCCGCTGCCAGACGCGCCGCGGAGCTGTTCGGATTTCGCGTCACCCGAAGCTTCGCGTCACGGATGCGACGCGGTGATCCGCAAGACCCCCTGCTTCGCCAGGTCCTGCCGGTGACCGCGGAAACGTTGGACGGCCCTGCCGAGTTCGTCAGCGATCCGGTCGGCGATCTCGAGTCCCGCGCCGCTCCCGGTGTGCTGAACAAGTACCGGGGTCGTGCCCTGATGGTGGTCACGGGCGCCTGCGGTACACATTGCCGCTACTGCTTCAGACGGCACTTTCCCTACCGGCACGAGATTCGCCCCGGAACGGCCGCCGCCCTGAGCTACCTGCGTGAAAACACCGGGATCGGGGAAATCATTCTCAGCGGTGGCGATCCGCTGACCCTCAGCGACAGACGCCTGTCCGGACTGGTTTCCGAACTCGAATCCATCCCACATATCAAGCGCCTGAGGCTGCATACGCGCCAGCCAGTATTCGAACCCGCCCGCGTCAACGATTCACTGCTGGCGTGGATAAGTTCGACAGGCCTTCGAGCGTTGGTCGTAATCCACGCCAATCACCCCAACGAGATCGACGGCGATGTCGCCGATGCGATGGGCAGATTGCACTCGACCGGCGCCGTACTGCTGAATCAGTCAGTCCTGCTGCGTGGCGTGAACGACGACACCGAGACACTGGTCCGTCTGAGCGAGCGACTTTTCGAAGCCGGCGTCATGCCCTACTACCTGCACGTCCTCGACCGGGTCCAGGGTGCCGCGCATTTTCTCGTTCCCGATTCCTCGGCGCGCACTCTGCACCGCAGGTTGAGGGCATCGTTGCCGGGATACCTCGTTCCCAGACTGGCCCGGGAGGATCCCGGCAAGGCCTCGAAGACCCTGCTGGTCTGA
- a CDS encoding EAL domain-containing protein: MTPLKTRFSQYDRELNALRNENKLQVIIVESDLNDADRVISMLKSAGYAVRASRAESLEELNEQLRKRSPQLVLCTLGLEELSLENTIAAIREAGKNIPVIAVAPEGEANDVECMQAGAQDLVDNDNRDQFVLVVDRTVRCHNLWRQVKKLEAAIGECERRSRVLLDTSRDSISYVHEGMHVYANESYLDFFGFESFDDIEGMPLVDMIAPEEQARFKTALREFSDKSQKPIEIDIRLQNAAGELIDGIMEFSPATVDGEPCTQILIRNQANARELQDQLAQMSQRDVATGLYNRKHFMTMVDEAIQNATTGQGNSALIQIEISNIQDIRNRLGVAATDIVISDIARVLEDTCVEDDVPARFAEETFSVLTTHDWEQTNLLDCMTRLASAVEGHISDVEGKSVTAEISQGAVQIDENSPDSDELIQRAEKILSESRKREANRYDIYVPHEGEMSQKQIDKLWHERLLNAMVERRLSLEFQPIVSLHGDEGERYEVYVRLRDENGEIVPPMDFLPSAERSGIASDIDRWLIRAALEKLSAIRKEGRDTTMFIKLSSGSLQDEELVIWLAEIVRDTRVPPASVVFQISENVVTAYLKQAKALARQLQELHCKLTIEEFGTGLKPFQLLKLVPADYLKISATLMENIAQDNENQEAVHTLSDTAHSMNKETIAPYVEDAGTLSVLWGLGVNYIQGNFLQEPAESMDYDFSTMG, encoded by the coding sequence GTGACGCCTCTCAAGACACGTTTTTCCCAATACGACAGAGAGCTGAACGCCTTGCGCAACGAGAATAAACTGCAGGTGATCATCGTCGAGAGCGATCTGAACGACGCGGACAGGGTCATCAGTATGCTGAAGTCGGCCGGTTACGCCGTCAGGGCGTCCCGGGCGGAGTCGTTGGAGGAACTGAACGAGCAGCTGCGCAAGCGCTCCCCGCAACTCGTACTCTGCACACTCGGACTCGAAGAGCTGAGTCTCGAAAACACCATTGCCGCCATCAGGGAAGCCGGCAAGAACATCCCCGTCATCGCGGTCGCTCCCGAAGGTGAGGCCAACGACGTGGAGTGCATGCAAGCCGGCGCGCAGGACCTGGTCGACAATGACAACCGCGATCAGTTCGTCCTGGTCGTGGACCGCACCGTCAGGTGCCACAATCTGTGGCGCCAGGTCAAGAAGCTCGAAGCCGCGATTGGCGAGTGCGAGCGCCGCAGCCGCGTGCTCCTCGACACCTCCCGGGACTCGATCAGCTACGTTCACGAGGGCATGCATGTCTACGCGAACGAGTCCTATCTCGACTTCTTCGGATTCGAGAGCTTCGACGACATCGAGGGTATGCCGCTCGTCGACATGATCGCACCGGAGGAACAGGCGCGTTTCAAGACAGCGTTGCGCGAATTCAGCGACAAGAGTCAGAAACCCATCGAAATCGACATCCGTTTGCAGAATGCCGCCGGGGAGCTTATCGACGGCATCATGGAATTCAGCCCGGCGACTGTCGATGGGGAACCGTGCACCCAGATTCTCATCCGTAACCAGGCCAACGCCCGCGAACTCCAGGACCAGCTCGCGCAAATGAGTCAGCGCGACGTCGCGACCGGGCTCTACAATCGCAAGCACTTCATGACGATGGTCGACGAGGCCATCCAGAACGCGACGACGGGCCAGGGAAACAGTGCCCTGATCCAGATCGAGATCTCTAACATCCAGGACATCCGCAACCGGCTCGGGGTGGCTGCGACCGACATCGTCATCTCCGACATCGCCCGGGTCCTCGAGGACACGTGCGTGGAAGACGATGTTCCGGCCCGGTTCGCCGAAGAGACATTTTCGGTGCTGACGACCCACGATTGGGAACAGACCAATCTACTGGATTGTATGACGCGTCTGGCGTCCGCGGTCGAGGGACACATCTCTGACGTCGAGGGAAAATCGGTGACCGCCGAGATCTCCCAGGGCGCCGTACAGATCGACGAGAACTCACCGGATTCCGATGAGCTGATCCAGCGCGCGGAAAAGATCCTCTCCGAATCCCGCAAACGCGAGGCCAACCGCTACGACATCTACGTCCCCCATGAGGGGGAGATGTCCCAGAAACAGATCGACAAACTGTGGCACGAACGTCTGTTGAACGCCATGGTCGAAAGGCGGTTGTCGCTGGAATTCCAGCCCATCGTCAGTCTGCACGGCGACGAAGGGGAACGTTACGAGGTCTACGTTCGCCTGCGCGACGAGAACGGGGAGATTGTCCCGCCGATGGATTTTCTCCCCAGTGCGGAACGCAGTGGGATCGCCTCCGACATCGACCGGTGGCTGATCCGGGCGGCGCTGGAAAAACTCTCGGCGATTCGCAAGGAAGGCCGGGACACAACGATGTTCATCAAGCTCAGCTCGGGTTCACTGCAGGACGAGGAACTTGTGATCTGGCTGGCGGAGATCGTCAGGGACACCCGGGTCCCTCCTGCCAGCGTCGTCTTCCAGATTTCCGAAAACGTCGTCACCGCGTATCTCAAGCAGGCGAAGGCGCTCGCCCGGCAGCTGCAGGAACTACACTGCAAACTGACCATCGAGGAATTCGGGACCGGACTGAAGCCCTTTCAGTTGCTGAAACTGGTACCGGCCGACTACCTGAAGATCAGCGCCACGCTGATGGAAAACATCGCTCAGGACAACGAAAACCAGGAGGCCGTACACACCCTGAGCGACACGGCGCACTCCATGAACAAGGAAACCATCGCCCCGTACGTCGAGGACGCCGGGACGCTGTCCGTCCTATGGGGACTCGGGGTGAACTATATCCAGGGGAATTTCCTGCAGGAACCCGCGGAGTCGATGGACTACGACTTCTCAACAATGGGATAG
- the parC gene encoding DNA topoisomerase IV subunit A — MAENLELDYEGIERMPLGVFTEKAYLDYSMYVILDRALPHVGDGLKPVQRRIVYAMSELGLSAASKHKKSARTVGDVIGKFHPHGDSACYEAMVLMAQDFSYRYPLIDGQGNWGSADDPKSFAAMRYTESRLSHYAKVLLQELGQGTADWVPNFDGTLDEPKILPARLPNVLLNGATGIAVGMSTDIPPHNLREVVAACVRLLEDSKATLEDLCEHVNGPDFPTRAEIVSARDEIISMYRTGQGNVRMRACWEREDRDIVVTALPYQVSGARVLEQIAQQMQAKKLPMVEDLRDESDHEHPTRLVISPRGGRTDSEALMSHLFATTDLERSYRVNVNVIGVDGRPQVKGLVAVLREWLGFRTDTVRRRLEWRLEKVRSRLHVLEGLLVAYLNIDEVIAIIRSEDEPKPVLMKRFELTDAQAEAILELKLRHLARLEEMKIRSEQDDLSAERDGLENTLGSSRRLKRLVRDELLADAETYGDERRSPVVARETARAMDETALVSSEPVTVVLSRKGWVRAAKGLEVDPGALSYKSGDGFRAASQGRANRQAVFLDSTGRCYSLPAHTLPSARGQGEPLSGRLAPPDGASFVGVMMGDSETRFLLSTAAGYGFVCRFGDMVTRNKAGRVLLIVPAGTKVMPPVRVVDPAESFIVAITSDGHMLVTEVAALPEMARGKGNRIVGMPLARLKEGLERVVQMVVLTPGESLAVHAGKQYKLLKPAELEGYRAERGKRGRKLPRGYQKVTAVEVT; from the coding sequence ATGGCAGAAAACCTGGAACTGGACTACGAAGGCATCGAGCGCATGCCGCTCGGCGTGTTTACCGAGAAGGCGTATCTGGACTACTCCATGTACGTCATCCTCGACCGGGCCCTGCCGCATGTGGGCGACGGGCTCAAACCGGTGCAGCGGCGGATCGTGTATGCGATGTCGGAGCTCGGTCTGTCGGCCGCCTCCAAACACAAGAAGTCCGCGCGCACCGTCGGCGACGTGATCGGCAAATTCCACCCCCACGGGGACAGCGCCTGTTACGAGGCCATGGTGCTGATGGCGCAGGATTTTTCCTATCGTTACCCTCTGATCGACGGGCAGGGTAACTGGGGCTCCGCGGACGACCCGAAGTCGTTCGCCGCAATGCGCTATACGGAGTCCCGCCTGTCGCACTACGCAAAGGTCCTGCTACAGGAACTGGGGCAGGGGACGGCCGACTGGGTCCCGAATTTCGACGGCACGCTGGACGAACCGAAGATTCTGCCCGCCCGGCTGCCCAACGTATTGCTGAACGGGGCGACCGGGATCGCGGTCGGCATGTCCACCGATATCCCGCCGCACAACCTGCGCGAGGTCGTCGCCGCCTGTGTTCGTCTTCTCGAGGATTCGAAGGCGACGCTGGAGGATCTGTGCGAGCACGTGAACGGACCGGATTTCCCGACCCGGGCCGAGATCGTGTCCGCACGGGACGAGATCATCTCGATGTATCGCACCGGACAGGGCAACGTGCGCATGCGCGCGTGCTGGGAACGGGAGGATCGCGACATCGTCGTGACGGCGCTGCCCTATCAGGTCTCCGGGGCGCGGGTCCTCGAGCAGATCGCCCAGCAGATGCAGGCGAAGAAGCTGCCGATGGTCGAGGACCTGAGGGACGAGTCCGATCATGAGCATCCGACCCGGCTGGTGATCTCGCCGCGCGGCGGGCGGACCGACAGCGAGGCGCTGATGTCCCACCTGTTCGCCACCACGGACCTGGAACGGAGCTACCGGGTGAACGTGAACGTCATCGGTGTCGACGGCCGCCCGCAGGTCAAGGGCCTCGTCGCCGTGCTGCGCGAATGGCTCGGTTTTCGTACCGATACCGTGAGGAGGCGGCTCGAGTGGCGTCTGGAAAAGGTTCGGAGTCGCCTGCACGTCCTCGAGGGTCTGCTGGTCGCCTACCTCAACATCGACGAGGTGATCGCGATCATTCGCAGCGAGGACGAGCCGAAGCCTGTCCTGATGAAACGCTTCGAACTCACCGACGCGCAGGCCGAGGCAATCCTGGAGCTGAAACTGCGTCACCTCGCGCGGCTCGAGGAGATGAAGATCCGCTCCGAACAGGACGATCTGTCCGCCGAGCGCGACGGTCTGGAGAATACCCTGGGATCGAGCCGGCGCCTGAAGCGCCTGGTCCGGGACGAGCTGCTCGCGGATGCGGAGACCTACGGTGACGAACGGCGCTCCCCCGTCGTGGCGCGGGAGACGGCGCGGGCCATGGATGAAACCGCACTGGTGTCTTCAGAACCGGTTACCGTCGTCCTGTCGCGCAAGGGCTGGGTGCGGGCGGCCAAGGGGCTCGAAGTCGATCCCGGGGCGCTCAGCTACAAGTCGGGTGACGGGTTCCGGGCCGCTTCGCAGGGGCGTGCCAACCGGCAGGCGGTCTTCCTGGATTCGACCGGGCGATGCTATTCGCTGCCGGCTCACACCCTGCCTTCGGCCCGAGGGCAGGGCGAACCGTTGAGTGGCCGTCTCGCTCCGCCCGACGGCGCATCGTTCGTCGGTGTGATGATGGGGGATTCCGAAACGCGATTCCTGCTGTCCACCGCCGCCGGTTACGGGTTTGTTTGCCGGTTCGGGGACATGGTGACCCGGAACAAGGCGGGCAGGGTCCTGCTGATTGTCCCCGCGGGGACGAAGGTCATGCCGCCGGTCCGCGTCGTGGATCCGGCCGAGTCCTTCATCGTAGCGATCACCTCGGACGGTCACATGCTCGTAACGGAGGTGGCGGCGCTGCCGGAGATGGCCAGGGGCAAGGGGAACCGCATCGTCGGTATGCCTTTGGCCAGGCTGAAGGAAGGGCTCGAGCGGGTGGTGCAGATGGTGGTCCTGACGCCGGGCGAGTCGCTCGCCGTGCACGCGGGAAAGCAGTACAAGCTGCTCAAGCCCGCGGAATTGGAAGGATACCGCGCTGAACGGGGAAAGCGCGGACGCAAGCTGCCGAGGGGATACCAGAAGGTGACGGCGGTGGAGGTCACATGA
- the htpX gene encoding protease HtpX, which produces MKRIVLFLIANFSVLAVLSVSARVLGIDAWLAEQGMAGQMNGLLIMALLIGFGGSFISLAASKWMAKRSMGVQIIEHPRNATEQWLVETVRRQAGQAGIGMPEVGVFHSDQPNAFATGMNKNEALVAVSTGLLAGMDAGEVEAVLGHEVTHVANGDMVTMGLLQGILNTFVIFFSRIVGILVDRVVFRIEDGIGPGYWIGSIVAELVLGLLATIIAMWFSRQREFKADAGGASLASRDKMIASLRALQRVHQPRDLPGEMAAFGIAGGLGDGLKKLFMSHPPLEERIEALQRG; this is translated from the coding sequence ATCAAGCGAATCGTACTGTTTCTGATAGCGAACTTCAGCGTGCTCGCGGTGTTGAGCGTATCGGCACGTGTCCTCGGCATCGACGCCTGGCTTGCCGAGCAGGGAATGGCCGGGCAGATGAACGGCCTGCTGATCATGGCCCTGCTGATCGGCTTCGGCGGTTCGTTCATCTCCCTGGCCGCCTCGAAATGGATGGCCAAGAGATCGATGGGGGTTCAGATCATCGAGCACCCGAGGAATGCAACCGAACAGTGGCTGGTGGAGACGGTCAGGCGGCAGGCCGGGCAGGCCGGAATCGGCATGCCGGAGGTCGGTGTGTTCCACTCCGATCAGCCCAACGCTTTTGCCACGGGGATGAACAAGAACGAAGCGCTGGTGGCCGTCAGCACCGGATTGCTGGCCGGTATGGACGCAGGCGAGGTGGAGGCCGTACTGGGGCACGAGGTGACGCACGTGGCCAACGGCGACATGGTGACCATGGGGTTGCTCCAGGGCATCCTGAATACCTTCGTGATCTTTTTCTCGCGCATCGTGGGAATTCTCGTGGACCGCGTGGTGTTCCGGATCGAGGATGGTATCGGCCCGGGTTACTGGATCGGAAGTATTGTCGCCGAACTCGTGCTGGGCTTGCTCGCCACGATCATCGCGATGTGGTTCTCCCGCCAGCGAGAGTTCAAGGCAGATGCGGGTGGGGCCAGCCTCGCCAGTCGGGACAAGATGATCGCCTCCCTGCGCGCCTTACAGCGAGTTCATCAACCGCGCGATCTGCCGGGCGAGATGGCGGCGTTCGGCATCGCCGGCGGTCTCGGTGACGGCCTGAAGAAGCTGTTCATGAGCCATCCCCCCCTGGAAGAGCGGATCGAGGCCCTGCAGCGTGGGTGA